In Bacillus cereus ATCC 14579, a single window of DNA contains:
- a CDS encoding CPBP family glutamic-type intramembrane protease translates to MNVAKKKSLKLYLLIFVFTVLASGWIGVFLDSLLTNQPEGNTLGMGLWLILPFLVSILLRVISRDWNDFGIKSNLKGNFIWYFTALLIYPFVTVITISISLIFGVAHISSFDISTLLSLIVMSSIGNFIKNIFEEFSWRGYLTPKLIELNLNDWYIYIISGFIWALWHAVYYIVFLPNEYFESISRLNMLLSGCILMVCWSIMYVEIYRLTKSVWPCVIMHAIEDAVPTVLVTLTGIITLTNSSDFWLNPISGVAATVLFLGIGIVLRTIRIKRERQLFTQ, encoded by the coding sequence ATGAATGTCGCGAAAAAGAAATCACTAAAGTTATATTTACTTATTTTTGTATTCACTGTTTTGGCCAGTGGATGGATTGGGGTATTTCTAGATTCTCTTCTAACAAATCAACCTGAAGGAAACACTTTAGGTATGGGATTATGGCTAATATTACCTTTCCTCGTAAGCATTTTACTTAGAGTTATTAGCCGAGATTGGAATGATTTTGGCATCAAATCAAATTTGAAAGGAAACTTTATATGGTATTTCACTGCACTACTTATTTATCCATTCGTTACAGTAATAACGATAAGCATATCGCTCATTTTTGGAGTAGCTCATATTTCTAGTTTTGATATATCCACGTTATTGTCACTCATAGTCATGTCTTCTATTGGTAACTTTATTAAAAACATTTTTGAAGAGTTTTCTTGGCGCGGTTATTTAACTCCAAAGTTGATTGAACTAAATCTAAACGATTGGTACATTTATATTATTTCTGGTTTCATTTGGGCACTTTGGCATGCTGTATATTATATAGTCTTTTTGCCAAATGAATATTTTGAATCTATCTCAAGATTAAATATGCTTTTATCTGGCTGTATCCTTATGGTTTGTTGGTCAATTATGTATGTTGAAATATATAGACTTACAAAATCCGTCTGGCCATGCGTTATCATGCATGCGATTGAGGATGCTGTTCCTACTGTTTTAGTTACCCTAACAGGGATTATTACCCTTACAAACAGTAGTGATTTTTGGTTAAATCCTATTAGCGGGGTCGCTGCTACTGTTTTATTTCTCGGAATTGGAATCGTACTAAGAACTATAAGAATAAAAAGAGAACGACAATTATTCACACAATAA
- a CDS encoding gamma-glutamylcyclotransferase family protein has protein sequence MYHVFVYGTLRRGQTNAHYMLGATCIADRAWTYGKLFDTNEGYPAMTYSIEEQVYGEVYVVNDEILCKLDELEEYTGNAETDLYDRITQTVYVADREIEAYVYIAQDKKMLKKVIDSGDWLMYQKI, from the coding sequence ATGTATCATGTTTTCGTTTATGGCACGTTAAGAAGAGGACAAACGAATGCTCATTATATGCTAGGTGCAACATGCATCGCAGACAGAGCTTGGACATATGGCAAATTATTTGATACGAACGAAGGATATCCGGCCATGACTTATTCGATTGAAGAACAGGTGTATGGAGAAGTTTATGTAGTAAATGATGAGATATTGTGTAAGTTAGATGAACTAGAAGAATATACAGGTAATGCGGAGACTGATTTATATGATCGAATCACGCAAACAGTATATGTTGCTGATAGGGAAATTGAGGCATATGTGTATATCGCTCAAGATAAAAAGATGTTAAAGAAAGTGATAGACTCTGGTGACTGGCTTATGTATCAAAAAATATAA
- the recQ gene encoding DNA helicase RecQ, with protein sequence MFTKAQELLASYFGYSSFRRGQDETIKNVLDGKDTVCIMPTGGGKSICYQIPALVFEGTTLVISPLISLMKDQVDTLVQNGISATYINSSISIAEANQRIQLAKQGHYKLLYVAPERLDSMEFVDQLIDMKIPMIAIDEAHCISQWGHDFRPSYLHIHRILDYLPEKPLVLALTATATPQVRDDICNTLEINKENTIMTTFERENLSFSVIKGQDRNAYLADYIRQNQKESGIIYAATRKVVDQLYEDLMKAGVSVSKYHAGMSDSDRNEQQELFLRDEVSVMVATSAFGMGIDKSNIRYVIHYQLPKNMESYYQEAGRAGRDGLDSTCILLYSSQDVQVQRFLIDQSTGESRFSNELEKLQNMTDYCHTEQCLQSFILQYFGEEPKEDCGRCGNCTDNRESIDVTRESQMVLSCMIRTNQRFGKQMIAQVLTGSKNKKVIEFNFHTLPTYGLLSNRSIKEVSEFIEFLISDELIAVEHGTYPTLKVTEKGKEVLLGKENVLRKERVETRQIVQDHPLFEVLREVRKEIAQGEGVPPFVIFSDQTLKDMCVKMPQSDSELLTVKGIGEHKLVKYGSHFLQAVQHFIEENPNYAETIKTEVVSERKKSGKASANSHLETYEMYKQGIDLNEIAKERNLSRQTIENHLIRCYEDGMEVDWKSFVPAEYESLIETAVQNADGGLKSIKEQLPNEVSYFMIRAYLQIRK encoded by the coding sequence TTGTTTACAAAAGCACAAGAACTTTTAGCGTCTTATTTCGGTTATTCGTCATTCCGAAGAGGACAAGATGAAACAATTAAAAATGTATTAGATGGGAAAGATACTGTCTGTATTATGCCTACAGGTGGTGGTAAGTCAATTTGTTATCAAATTCCCGCATTAGTATTTGAAGGAACAACGTTAGTTATATCGCCTTTAATATCACTTATGAAAGACCAAGTAGATACATTAGTACAAAACGGTATTTCAGCTACCTATATTAATAGTTCTATTTCGATTGCGGAAGCGAATCAACGAATTCAATTAGCGAAACAAGGCCATTATAAGTTACTTTATGTAGCGCCTGAGCGACTGGATTCAATGGAGTTTGTTGACCAACTTATCGATATGAAAATCCCTATGATTGCGATTGATGAAGCACACTGTATTTCACAGTGGGGACATGATTTCCGTCCAAGTTATTTACATATACATCGCATATTAGATTATCTTCCAGAAAAGCCGCTCGTATTAGCATTAACAGCAACAGCAACACCGCAAGTACGTGATGATATTTGTAATACACTTGAAATTAATAAAGAAAATACAATTATGACAACGTTTGAGCGTGAGAACTTATCGTTTTCTGTCATTAAAGGGCAAGATCGAAATGCATATTTGGCGGATTATATTCGTCAAAATCAAAAGGAATCTGGGATTATATATGCAGCTACTAGAAAAGTAGTCGATCAGTTATATGAAGATTTAATGAAGGCAGGAGTTTCTGTATCAAAATATCACGCTGGTATGAGTGATAGTGATCGAAATGAGCAACAAGAACTCTTTTTACGAGATGAAGTAAGTGTAATGGTAGCAACATCTGCATTCGGGATGGGTATTGATAAATCGAATATTCGTTACGTAATTCATTATCAGCTTCCAAAAAACATGGAAAGTTACTATCAAGAAGCAGGACGTGCTGGTCGTGACGGATTAGATAGTACATGTATATTGTTATATTCTTCTCAAGATGTACAAGTACAGCGTTTTTTAATTGATCAATCAACTGGAGAATCACGTTTTTCAAATGAACTTGAAAAATTGCAAAATATGACCGATTACTGTCATACAGAACAATGTTTACAATCATTCATTTTGCAATACTTTGGAGAAGAACCGAAAGAAGATTGTGGACGCTGTGGTAATTGTACAGACAATCGCGAGAGCATCGATGTGACAAGGGAATCACAAATGGTTTTATCATGCATGATTAGAACGAACCAACGCTTTGGAAAGCAAATGATAGCGCAAGTATTAACTGGGTCGAAGAATAAGAAAGTTATCGAATTTAATTTCCATACTTTACCAACGTATGGGCTTTTATCGAACCGTAGTATAAAAGAGGTCAGTGAGTTTATTGAGTTTTTAATTTCAGACGAGTTAATTGCAGTTGAGCATGGCACTTATCCGACGTTAAAAGTAACTGAAAAAGGGAAAGAAGTATTACTTGGTAAAGAGAATGTTTTACGAAAAGAACGAGTAGAGACAAGACAAATTGTTCAAGACCATCCTTTATTTGAAGTGCTTCGTGAAGTACGTAAAGAAATTGCACAAGGAGAAGGTGTACCTCCGTTCGTTATTTTCTCTGACCAAACATTAAAAGATATGTGTGTGAAAATGCCGCAAAGTGATTCCGAATTGTTGACGGTAAAAGGTATCGGAGAACACAAACTTGTGAAATATGGCTCGCACTTCTTACAAGCAGTTCAGCATTTTATTGAGGAAAATCCAAATTATGCTGAAACGATTAAGACAGAAGTAGTTTCAGAGCGTAAAAAGTCAGGAAAAGCGTCCGCAAATTCTCATTTAGAAACGTATGAAATGTATAAACAAGGTATTGATTTGAATGAGATTGCAAAAGAACGTAACTTATCAAGACAAACAATCGAAAACCATTTAATTCGCTGCTATGAGGATGGAATGGAAGTAGATTGGAAAAGCTTTGTTCCAGCAGAGTATGAATCTCTTATTGAAACTGCCGTTCAAAATGCAGATGGTGGTCTGAAATCTATTAAAGAACAGCTTCCGAATGAAGTGAGTTACTTTATGATTCGTGCTTATTTACAAATAAGAAAGTAG
- a CDS encoding IS3-like element ISBce19 family transposase (programmed frameshift) yields the protein MAKFTADEKIQIVLRYLNGNESYREMGKSIGISDTIILNWVNQYKQNGMEAFLKRCTNYTQQFKLDVLNFMIENGMSLFETAAIFNIPAPSTISVWKKQLETQGIDALQSKKKGRPSMKKDSNKQVKQALAEGSVEALEARIQQLEMENEYFKKVECLSSKQGKITKQDKAQVVYELRHKYSVKALVELAGIPRSTYYDLVKKMNRPDQDADLKAEIKAIYEENEGLYGYRRIRDELTNRDQKVNHKKVQRIMKELGLKCVVRMRKYKSYKGKVGKIAPNILERNFYTDAPNQKWVTDITEFKLFGEKLYVSPVLDLYNGEIITYTIGSRPTYSIVSEMLEKALERLPENHQLLMHSDQGWHYQMRQYVRTLESRAIVQSMSRKGNCYDNAVIENFFGIMKSEFLYIKEFENVEHFKIELEKYIDYYNTKRIKAKLKMSPVQYRTHFYQVA from the exons ATGGCTAAATTTACAGCTGATGAAAAAATACAAATCGTTCTACGTTATTTGAATGGAAATGAAAGTTATCGAGAAATGGGTAAATCGATTGGTATAAGTGACACAATTATTTTGAATTGGGTAAACCAATATAAACAGAATGGTATGGAAGCTTTTCTAAAACGATGTACAAATTACACACAACAATTTAAACTAGACGTACTAAACTTTATGATTGAAAACGGTATGTCCTTATTTGAGACGGCAGCTATCTTTAACATTCCTGCCCCTTCAACGATTTCTGTTTGGAAAAAACAGCTCGAAACACAAGGAATTGATGCCCTTCAATCTAAGAAAAAGGGGCGTCCATCCATGAAAAAAGATTCAAATAAACAAGTAAAACAAGCTTTAGCTGAAGGGTCAGTCGAAGCACTTGAAGCACGTATTCAACAGCTTGAAATGGAAAATGAGTACT TTAAAAAAGTTGAATGCCTTAGTTCAAAACAAGGAAAAATCACGAAACAAGACAAGGCACAAGTAGTCTATGAATTAAGGCATAAATATTCGGTGAAGGCACTCGTGGAGCTAGCTGGTATTCCACGGAGTACGTATTATGATTTAGTAAAGAAAATGAATCGTCCGGATCAAGATGCCGATTTGAAAGCTGAAATTAAAGCAATTTATGAGGAAAATGAAGGTCTTTATGGCTACCGTCGCATTCGTGATGAGTTAACGAATCGTGATCAGAAAGTGAATCACAAGAAGGTTCAGCGCATTATGAAAGAGCTTGGATTAAAGTGTGTTGTGCGTATGAGGAAATATAAATCCTATAAAGGGAAAGTCGGTAAAATTGCACCTAATATTTTAGAGCGTAATTTTTATACAGATGCCCCGAATCAAAAATGGGTAACGGACATCACAGAGTTTAAATTGTTTGGAGAGAAACTGTATGTATCACCTGTATTAGACTTGTATAATGGTGAAATTATTACCTATACAATTGGTTCTAGACCGACGTATTCAATTGTTTCAGAGATGTTAGAGAAAGCATTAGAACGCTTACCTGAAAATCACCAGCTACTAATGCATTCGGATCAAGGATGGCATTATCAAATGAGACAGTACGTCCGGACACTTGAATCAAGAGCTATCGTCCAGAGTATGTCTCGAAAAGGCAACTGTTACGACAACGCAGTAATAGAAAATTTCTTTGGGATTATGAAGTCGGAGTTCCTCTACATAAAAGAATTTGAAAATGTAGAGCACTTTAAAATAGAATTAGAAAAATATATAGATTATTATAATACGAAACGGATTAAGGCGAAATTAAAAATGAGCCCGGTACAATACCGGACTCACTTTTATCAAGTTGCCTAA
- a CDS encoding GH25 family lysozyme codes for MGYIVDISKWNGDINWDIAAPQLDFVIARVQDGSNYVDPLYKNYVQAMKARNIPFGNYAFCRFVSVEDARIEARDFWNRGDKNATVWVADVEARTMNDMRAGAQAFIDELRRLGAKKAGLYIAHHMYAPFGMANVNSDFVWIPRYGGNKPAYSCDIWQYTETGNVAGIGKCDLNKLIGNKPLAWFTNPIVEPIKKQEGVGIIVNKYNKVVTYEFGVNLVPDMIQMMDKLGYTSKIISRGDNQGLVYFETDYRQGNELDKATAWLDTKGIKYFYTKE; via the coding sequence ATGGGTTATATTGTGGATATTTCGAAATGGAATGGCGACATTAACTGGGATATCGCAGCACCACAATTGGATTTCGTAATTGCACGTGTGCAAGATGGTTCAAACTATGTAGATCCTTTATATAAAAATTATGTACAAGCAATGAAAGCAAGGAATATTCCGTTTGGTAATTATGCGTTCTGTCGTTTCGTTTCAGTAGAGGATGCACGGATAGAAGCAAGAGACTTTTGGAACCGTGGTGATAAAAATGCAACAGTTTGGGTAGCTGACGTAGAAGCAAGAACAATGAACGATATGAGAGCGGGTGCACAAGCTTTTATTGATGAATTACGCAGATTAGGAGCTAAGAAGGCTGGTTTATATATTGCTCATCATATGTATGCTCCATTTGGAATGGCAAATGTCAATTCTGATTTTGTATGGATTCCTCGTTATGGTGGTAACAAACCGGCGTATTCATGTGATATTTGGCAATACACAGAAACAGGGAATGTGGCTGGTATCGGCAAGTGTGATTTAAATAAGCTGATTGGAAATAAGCCGTTAGCTTGGTTTACAAATCCAATTGTTGAGCCGATAAAAAAACAAGAAGGGGTTGGAATTATAGTGAATAAATATAACAAAGTAGTTACTTATGAATTTGGTGTAAATTTAGTTCCTGACATGATTCAAATGATGGATAAGCTTGGATATACTTCTAAAATAATATCTCGTGGAGATAACCAAGGGCTTGTGTATTTCGAAACAGATTATCGTCAAGGGAACGAACTGGACAAAGCAACTGCTTGGTTAGATACGAAAGGAATTAAATATTTTTATACAAAAGAGTAG
- a CDS encoding N-acetylmuramoyl-L-alanine amidase, with protein MARYSLHGGHNSIVQGANFGNRKEHVLDRQVKDAVAAKLRSLGHTVYDDTDEVGATQSQNLNNIIRNSNSHAVDLVISFHLNASDGNGQGVEVLYYDQKDLAAKISAQLAKDIGWRDRGAKQRTDLAVLNGTKAPAILIELGFIDNESDMAKWNVDKIANSVVFALTGQTGGGAADLLKVKTGGVAFSNLQALAQAMVDAGIDGQIVVQKDGIGYAITNGYPSGNIDKFTAWLDARKWYYEYVR; from the coding sequence ATGGCCAGATATAGTTTGCACGGAGGACACAATAGTATTGTTCAAGGTGCTAATTTTGGGAATCGGAAAGAACACGTTTTAGATAGGCAAGTTAAAGATGCTGTGGCGGCTAAGTTAAGATCCCTAGGACACACGGTTTATGACGATACGGACGAGGTAGGGGCAACTCAATCACAAAATTTAAATAATATCATTCGGAATAGCAATTCCCATGCTGTGGATTTAGTTATTTCTTTTCATCTTAATGCAAGTGATGGAAATGGACAGGGTGTTGAGGTTTTGTATTATGATCAGAAAGATTTGGCGGCTAAAATCTCAGCTCAACTAGCAAAAGATATTGGATGGCGTGATCGAGGTGCGAAACAGCGTACAGATTTAGCGGTATTAAATGGGACGAAAGCACCTGCTATTCTTATAGAATTAGGATTTATTGACAATGAATCTGATATGGCAAAATGGAATGTTGATAAAATCGCTAATTCTGTTGTATTTGCTCTTACAGGACAAACTGGAGGAGGTGCAGCGGATTTGCTCAAAGTAAAAACTGGTGGTGTAGCATTTAGTAATTTACAAGCTTTGGCTCAAGCTATGGTAGATGCGGGTATTGATGGACAAATTGTCGTTCAGAAAGATGGCATTGGTTATGCTATAACGAATGGCTATCCGTCTGGAAATATCGATAAATTTACAGCTTGGTTAGATGCACGTAAATGGTACTATGAGTACGTGAGATAA
- a CDS encoding DUF6884 domain-containing protein, producing MKRICIIPCGKKKIWDKHSDYGPMEAKNVYISPFGKACQAYATMFFENWVILSAKHGFLRPNDIVLENYDLAFDSKSDEVINIEQLQKQMVDKSLLQFDEIVLLAGKKHKKVVTKLYPEEMITYPLEGCKGIGYMLQRLKEAVKEGEEI from the coding sequence ATGAAAAGGATATGTATAATTCCATGTGGAAAAAAGAAAATTTGGGATAAACATTCAGACTACGGACCGATGGAAGCAAAAAATGTGTATATTAGTCCGTTCGGAAAAGCATGTCAGGCGTACGCAACTATGTTTTTCGAAAACTGGGTTATATTATCGGCGAAACATGGATTTTTAAGACCAAATGATATTGTATTAGAAAACTATGATCTTGCATTTGATTCAAAAAGCGATGAGGTAATAAATATAGAGCAATTACAAAAACAGATGGTAGATAAAAGTTTATTACAGTTTGACGAAATCGTCTTACTAGCAGGGAAGAAGCATAAAAAAGTAGTGACAAAGTTATATCCAGAAGAAATGATTACATATCCGCTAGAGGGGTGTAAAGGGATTGGATATATGTTGCAGAGGTTGAAAGAAGCTGTGAAGGAAGGGGAGGAAATATAG
- a CDS encoding DUF4017 family protein: MKNIIPALLVYFIVCVISVIIPASEGYNYVGWKLFVGQVYAIPIFFITAIITFYINKKKSYE; encoded by the coding sequence ATGAAAAATATTATCCCTGCACTATTAGTCTATTTTATTGTTTGCGTTATTTCCGTTATCATCCCAGCATCTGAAGGCTATAATTATGTCGGCTGGAAGTTATTTGTTGGGCAAGTGTATGCGATACCTATTTTCTTCATTACTGCTATAATTACATTTTATATAAACAAGAAAAAATCTTACGAATAA
- the ppaC gene encoding manganese-dependent inorganic pyrophosphatase — MEKVLVFGHKNPDTDAICSAIAYAELKKELGMNAEPVRLGEISGETQFALDYFKVEGPRFVETVASEVDNVILVDHNERQQSANDIESVRVLEVIDHHRIANFETSDPIYYRCEPVGCTATILNKMYKENGVTIRKEVAGLMLSAIISDSLLFKSPTCTEQDVAAARELAQIAGVDADNYGLEMLKAGADLSGKTMEQLISLDAKEFQMGNAKVEIAQVNAVDTNDVLVHQAELEKVISAVVEEKGLDLFLFVVTDILTNDSVGLAIGKAANVVEKAYNVSLENNTATLKGVVSRKKQIVPVLTEAFQA, encoded by the coding sequence ATGGAAAAAGTACTAGTTTTCGGGCATAAAAACCCAGATACAGATGCAATTTGTTCTGCAATTGCTTATGCAGAATTGAAAAAAGAATTAGGAATGAATGCTGAGCCTGTACGTTTAGGCGAAATCAGCGGTGAAACTCAATTTGCGTTAGACTATTTTAAAGTAGAAGGACCGCGTTTTGTTGAGACAGTAGCAAGCGAAGTGGACAACGTTATTTTAGTTGACCATAACGAGCGTCAACAAAGTGCTAACGATATCGAATCAGTTCGTGTGTTAGAAGTTATTGACCATCACCGTATTGCTAACTTTGAAACAAGCGATCCTATATACTATCGTTGTGAGCCAGTTGGCTGTACAGCTACAATCTTAAACAAAATGTACAAAGAAAATGGCGTAACAATTCGTAAAGAAGTTGCAGGTTTAATGTTATCTGCAATCATTTCAGATTCTTTACTATTCAAATCTCCAACTTGCACAGAACAAGACGTAGCAGCTGCTCGTGAATTAGCGCAAATCGCTGGTGTAGATGCAGATAACTACGGCTTAGAAATGTTAAAAGCTGGTGCTGACTTAAGCGGAAAAACAATGGAGCAATTAATCTCTCTTGACGCTAAAGAATTCCAAATGGGTAATGCGAAAGTTGAAATCGCACAAGTAAACGCTGTTGATACAAACGACGTTCTTGTACACCAAGCGGAACTTGAAAAAGTAATCTCTGCAGTAGTAGAAGAAAAAGGTTTAGACCTATTCTTATTCGTTGTAACTGATATCTTAACTAATGATTCTGTCGGTCTTGCGATCGGTAAAGCAGCAAACGTTGTTGAGAAAGCATACAACGTATCACTAGAAAACAACACAGCTACTTTAAAAGGTGTTGTATCTCGTAAAAAACAAATCGTACCAGTATTAACAGAAGCATTCCAAGCTTAA
- a CDS encoding lytic polysaccharide monooxygenase, with protein sequence MKKNSLQKMKKVILSGGVLLTGLLTFGFSEKASAHGYVESPASRSYLCKQGVNVNCGPIQYEPQSVEGIGGFPQLGPSDGQIAGAGHFPALDVQTVDRWKKVTLNGGTNTFKWKLTAPHSTKEWKYYITKKGWNPNKPLTRSDLDLVPFYVKNDGGARPGTTVTHEANVPTDRSGYHLILAVWEIADTGNAFYQVIDVNLLNNGLSSNFAFNNVVQAPTLF encoded by the coding sequence ATGAAAAAGAATAGTTTACAAAAGATGAAGAAAGTTATTTTAAGTGGTGGAGTATTACTTACGGGATTATTAACATTTGGATTTTCAGAAAAGGCTTCAGCTCATGGATATGTAGAATCACCAGCGAGCCGATCTTATTTATGTAAGCAAGGGGTAAATGTAAATTGTGGACCGATTCAATATGAACCACAAAGCGTAGAAGGGATAGGTGGATTTCCGCAACTAGGACCTTCTGATGGACAAATTGCAGGGGCTGGTCATTTTCCCGCTTTAGATGTTCAAACTGTAGATAGGTGGAAGAAAGTTACGTTAAATGGCGGGACGAATACATTCAAGTGGAAACTAACGGCTCCTCATAGTACAAAAGAGTGGAAATATTATATTACGAAAAAAGGTTGGAATCCAAATAAACCTTTAACGCGATCAGATTTAGATTTAGTGCCATTCTATGTGAAAAATGACGGTGGAGCTAGACCAGGGACAACAGTAACGCACGAAGCAAATGTACCAACTGACCGTAGTGGATACCATCTTATTTTAGCTGTTTGGGAAATTGCAGACACTGGAAATGCGTTTTATCAAGTTATAGATGTAAACCTTTTGAATAATGGCTTATCCTCAAATTTCGCTTTTAACAATGTAGTGCAAGCTCCTACACTATTTTAA
- a CDS encoding GNAT family N-acetyltransferase — translation MRNLVIEEIKQLENDMEELSKLLKMVVNDGASIGFLPPLEQKDATKYWQTVLAPEVILYVAKINNEVAGSIQLQLVTKPNGIHRAEICKLMTHPNFRRNGIGRSLMQKAEERAKQENRSLLVLDTREGDPSNKLYKSLDYQEVGTIPGYAISPNGKLDATVIYYKNI, via the coding sequence ATGCGAAATTTAGTAATTGAAGAAATAAAGCAACTAGAAAATGATATGGAAGAACTTTCGAAACTTTTGAAAATGGTTGTAAACGATGGGGCATCAATTGGTTTTTTGCCTCCACTGGAACAAAAAGACGCAACAAAGTATTGGCAAACAGTATTAGCGCCAGAAGTGATATTGTATGTGGCTAAAATAAACAACGAAGTAGCAGGGAGTATTCAATTACAATTAGTTACTAAGCCTAACGGAATTCATAGAGCCGAGATTTGCAAATTAATGACTCATCCAAACTTTAGACGTAACGGTATTGGACGATCGCTTATGCAAAAAGCAGAGGAACGAGCAAAGCAAGAAAACAGGTCTCTTTTAGTATTAGATACTAGAGAAGGAGATCCTTCCAATAAACTGTACAAATCACTAGACTACCAAGAAGTTGGAACAATACCAGGGTATGCAATTTCCCCGAATGGTAAGTTAGATGCTACGGTTATTTATTATAAAAACATTTAA
- a CDS encoding HD domain-containing protein, translated as MKYILDRTYAKELLEWAYEQNPGPWFEHSLHVAHATENIIIELIKNGYNLDADIAYNAALLHDIGRYKGFTKSVIHSYDGYMYMNDLGYTGNAVICVTHSFPCKNEHIDIAAEWSLVPDHMRSRLVEILNEHCNYDLYNKVITLCDALADAGGFTTLERRLISVGLRHGTTSHTSLHWKGFYAIKKELEALIGKSIYTVLPDVEKSIYEDIEY; from the coding sequence ATGAAATATATATTAGATAGAACGTACGCAAAAGAATTACTCGAATGGGCATATGAACAAAACCCGGGCCCTTGGTTTGAACATTCACTACATGTTGCTCATGCAACTGAAAACATAATTATAGAACTTATTAAAAATGGGTATAACCTAGATGCTGACATAGCATATAACGCTGCCCTTTTGCATGATATCGGAAGATACAAAGGTTTTACCAAATCGGTCATTCATTCCTATGATGGTTATATGTATATGAATGATTTAGGGTATACAGGAAACGCTGTTATTTGTGTGACACACTCATTCCCATGCAAAAATGAACATATAGATATCGCAGCGGAATGGAGTCTCGTTCCTGACCATATGAGAAGCCGGTTAGTTGAAATATTAAATGAACATTGTAACTACGACTTATACAATAAAGTAATTACTCTTTGTGACGCTCTTGCTGATGCGGGTGGCTTTACTACGCTGGAAAGAAGATTAATTTCTGTTGGTTTGCGTCATGGTACAACATCTCATACATCTTTACATTGGAAAGGGTTTTATGCGATTAAGAAAGAATTAGAAGCTTTAATCGGTAAGAGTATATACACAGTTCTTCCTGATGTAGAAAAATCTATTTATGAAGATATAGAATATTAA
- a CDS encoding carboxymuconolactone decarboxylase family protein, which translates to MDNMTGGNKMEHEQHSSINDILHHYKEGIGSFTNQIPEIAETYNAFTQACFQEGALTKREKQLIALGISLATQDEYCTIYHTKGCLDQGCSDKEILEACGVSAAFAGGAAMSQAVTLVQECLTELKNQKH; encoded by the coding sequence ATGGATAATATGACTGGAGGGAATAAGATGGAACATGAGCAACATAGTTCGATAAATGATATTCTACATCATTATAAAGAAGGTATAGGTAGTTTTACAAATCAAATTCCTGAAATCGCTGAGACATATAATGCGTTCACGCAAGCTTGTTTTCAAGAGGGTGCTTTAACAAAAAGAGAAAAGCAACTTATTGCATTAGGAATTAGTTTAGCAACGCAAGATGAGTATTGTACAATTTATCATACAAAAGGTTGTCTTGATCAAGGATGTTCAGATAAAGAGATTCTGGAAGCATGTGGTGTTTCAGCAGCATTTGCTGGCGGAGCTGCGATGAGTCAAGCGGTAACTTTAGTGCAAGAGTGTTTAACAGAACTGAAAAATCAAAAGCATTGA